gttgactgttgaaaGATTCGAGCACCCTCTGTTGATCTGAAATTTCTCTCTCTTAAAGGACAATTTACGGGGACGTTCTACCCGATCTTGAACGGGACGGCAGAGCTATGCAGCAACGGTCATTTCGTGAAGGACTACCGGGACAAGCGGGTGGACTTCGTGAAGCCCATCACCCTGGACTACGTCTCGATCATGGCGCCCAAGGCCAGCGTTATCCCACCCGTTATCACAGTCCTCCTCAGCTTCGAGCTCTCCGTTTGGGTCATGCTCTGTCTCACCTTCGTTTCCACCGTTCTCGTCTACGTCGCCTACCTCAAATACTCCTTCGAGTACATGGACGCCGGCACTTTACCCTTAGTCCACGGACTGGAAACGCAGAACAAAGTGGCTTGGACCTCCAGCAGCCAGTCTCCTAACAATCAGCCTCAGATTCATAAGCAGCCGAAACACTCAAACTGGTTCTCGAATAACGTGTCGAAGAACCAGTGCCCTCTAAAAGCCCCATCGGAGGGAAGTTGAAACGCTTGGTTGGTCAATTTTTCACCTCCAGAAATCCATGGACTTCTAAACGTGTAAGATCAAAGCAATTTCCTAAAATCGGATTCAGGTCGCGTGATGGTCCAAAACAAATCGTGTCCGGTCATGGGAAATATTCAGGGTTTGATAACTCACCAAAAATTGCATATCTTTTTGGTAACCCAAAGCAAATGGCACGCCACATAAAATCTGATGAAGGGTCACTGCCTAACCAGTTTGGGCTTCATAACCGTTCGAGGAATTCCTATCACCTCATGCCAAAGACTTGCAAAATGAGCCATCCACGTTGCCTGACATCGGCAAAACATCGAGACTTGGTCGACTATTTCATATATTCTGGGGCCAAATGGTGACAAATGATCATGGTAATTCTGCGATAATGAAACCAGCTCACTCTGCACATTCAAAAGTCGTGCTTTGGTCAAAAGGAGGTCGGTCAGTGACACCGGCCTCTAAATTGGATATTCCCAAAGTAATTTTTGACACCTTTAGATTTTTCTTATCATCGCCTCCCCCAAAATGTCTTATCATCGGATCGACCTCTGAACGGATTCTCGTCACGTCGATTCTCGTCTTTACTATCGTGATAACGAGCTCGTTTCAGGGTAATTTGGTCAGATTTTTGAGCGTCCCTGTCTACTATCCGGACATCGATAACCTCAAACAGTTGGAAAAGTCCCCGCTCTTGATTTGGACCTCGTCGCTGAGCTGGAGGGACATCTTCTACAGTGACCCGATCCTTTGGGGTCTCGCAAAAAAGGTGACTATTTGAACTGGAAACTTGGTAGTTTTCATTATAGAGTACAATGAAGTCGCCAAGTAATGAAGCGCCGATGATGAAGTCACGTTTTGGAGCTGTTTTGTCTATTGTTTTTGAGACTGAAGTCCGCGGACTGGATTCAGCGGAGTCTCAGCTCTAGACTACGCTTAGAAAATATAAgaataaaatttatttaataaaaacCGGGATTTagtaagtttttttattttaaattacttCGGTCAAcataatttgccaaaattctcaaaattagtTATAATAATGATATTataatataaattaatgaatccTGAAAACCACTCGCAACCCGCGATTTTCTCTTAAGCCGCCCGTGTTCAAAAATTCcgtttggttcacacttggcTTACACTTTTAGCGAACCGGATGCTAGGAATGCACCGATCAAGGATTGACTTCAGCGGCGTTCCAATATGTAGTGACTCTATTGTGCTCCATGGTTTTGAGTTAGGGATTTGCTTATTTTGACACACAGAGATATCTTCGCTTAAAAGATCAAACCATATTGTAATGTTTCTGAATAAGGCTCCTCATTTCTTTTTCCGCCGCACAAAAAGTTATTAACATCATCAACGACAAACCATCAATTATTAACCAAAGAAACGATGCTTACCTTTGATTCGAGTGAACCGAGTGAAAGTATTCGTCGTTCAgaagtcaatttttgaattttcttttgtgtGGATCGTCCCTTTTCTGAAATCCAGCCCTTTtctggaaaagaaaaagtattGTCAGCTGAGATGAAaccaatataattttaaaacataatGAAATCATAGCGAAGGAACAAGTAAAATTATAGATTTCAATGATGGTATCGTAAGTGTCACTAATGAGATCACCGACATCTCTGACAGCAACAGAGGGTCTCTCGTCTCTGGACGAATCGTTACGCCGAAGTCGGCAGTGGCGATTCCTGaaagttggcaaaactgtttttccactgttttcaatcgatattttcaatggatttaaatggagtaaaaacagtgttgccaactagCAAAATCTCCTTCTGGACGTCTGTGGCCgacttcgtcgctcctctgacgtaaaaacGTACctctatttccacgtgagccccgttCTCCGCAtactactgtgctaaggaagaacgctgcatgaactttcgagagttgccaaatttcccttgataaaacatatatttctaacgcaatttaagcatatattccctcgaaatttttcgaTACTTTAGACTatattgtgtacaaaattgtctacccattttggaaaaaaatatttacaattttcgtAGTAAATTCGGTCttcatcgagagaaatttggcagcgtctgaaggctcatgcagCGTTCTTTCTGAGCGCGGCAGTATAACTCTATACTTTCCGTGGCTCATGTAGATatagagatacgctcttacgtcagaggacaACGGTTTTAACCAAAGCTTTCGTAGGTTCACCGGTGGAAGTCGGAGCAAGACATGCACGACTCGGACGGGTACTACGCGGGCTTCCAACGGATCAACGTCCACTCGTACAAGTACTTCAAAGACGTCGTCCTCACGGGTCTCAAGAACAACGCCACGCGCACCCTCCACACCCTCTCGCAGAACCTCATCACCTACTACCTGGCCTACATCGTCATCAAGGACTCGCCGTACCGCTCCCGCATCGACTCCCTCATCGGACGCATGGACCAGTCCGGCCTCGTCACCAAGTGGTCCGCCGACGTCATCAAGTACACCCTGGAGACCTACCGCACCGTCGAGGACCGTCGCGCTAAGAGGGAAAAGGTCTTCACCGTCCAGGACCTCTCTGCGTCCTTCATCGTCCTGGGAGCCGGCGTTTGCGTCGCCAGTGTTGTGTTTCTCGGGGAGGTCTTGTTGCAGTATTGGAGGTATCGGAAATTTAAACGGGTCTTAGTGCCGGACAGTAAAGTGCCTGAAGATGAGACGTTTTTGCAGGTTCAGAGGAACGAGCGGAAACAGGATCTTGCTCCGAGGACcggttttgaatttttgcattgAGGTGGATTTGTTCGTGGTCAAAGAGAATTTTTCGATGCAGTACTCCACGTCGCATCTTCTTTGTATTAGAAACACAGAGGATTGAATATTGAATACAAATAAACgtgaaaaaagtgtcaggggttgcCCGCTGAAATTGTGATACTACCCCAAATTGTTGGATGATTTGGGCATATCTGATTAATTTTGGTAGAGCCGCAACATTTtggtaccctggtaaaaattggcagtagaatctgtgttccaaaataccatagacctacggccggctgtaagatttccaatagcttctatagtcggctacacaatttcttatagccttttatagccgatggcgattaagcaactcacagccaggcgataaagtgtgtgCTAAACGTCAccacggatgctaggacttagtgagtttttggaccactgctctctttttgggctgtagtatcttgatttattttgcgaggaaagctccgtacttttgacggatgcctgccattcctaatatattagagcgccttcagtttcgtatgatactgtgcaatacctctggtgtgaaatagttgcttcaagcgccgtggcacgctgcggtgctgCAGCTGCAggtgggcagccagcgcgaaacgcgcattggcgcctacaaacccaacagggatactttacgcgttgcgcaatgcgtgaagtatccctgttaggtttgtaggcgtcagtgcgtcgccgctccgctttgtgttaggctctaatatttaatctggcggagtcagcgttattcaactcatgattttgaaatgtttgcacatcctgtatggattattctcgttttaattgatgaaaaaaatatgtataaaggaaaatataacgtgtgttgtGTAagtattaaggtagttccgtatcaaacttaatgatttccaaagcacacgaatttctacacaatttcttattgccttttataatcgatggcgaaaaagcaacagccaggcgataaagtgtaaagcccggcgataggaactatagcccggctgcatggttttttatcgcttcttatagcccagccgtatgattttctccgcattctacagccagctatatgattttctgtagccttctttagccggctataagaattcctatggtattttgaaacgcaactcttatcgccaatttttaccagggtaagcaACCTAAATGGGGTACTAccacgaaaaaattgaaatgtccatatcatccaaaagtTGGGACTTGAGCCCTACCTCTTCTTTTCCGTGTTGACATGATGACGTTGCAgttaatgtaaatttttacttAATATGACCGCGTATCATTTTTGTAAGACACAGAATCTATTCAATAAACATTATTTAAAACCATCAtgagatacatttttttttttaaatcgttgGAGACTATGATACAAGCTACTGTCAAATGTCAAAACTAGCATCATGGATATTGCACAGACGGTAGCCGATAGAGGTTGCGCTTCCTCTATCGACACAATTACTACAACTATGGCGAAGGGTAGTTCCGGTTTTTAAAGTTTGTGATTGTATATTCATAAAATGTTGACGGTTAGGTATGCTAAACTTTATTTCTCTActtctttagttttttctttctcctctccCGAAAATGACTTGACATGTTTTGTATATGTATGTAGattttcccaagaaaaaattatcgttCCTAACGTAACCCTTGCGTTATCTTTTTCTCTCCTGTACCGCAAATTCGACTAACATTCTCATCCTCCTCAAACGTGTTACATAATACTCTATCGCCTCATAGCGGGCATCGTGTAAGAAGGGAACCGCAGGAAGGAAGAATAAGTTGTCAGATACGTTGACGTTAGATGTAAGATAGGTTGAAAGGGTGCGTAACGAAAAGCGGATGGTCGCAGTCACCCCCTGTCACAAAAAAACACAATCCCATCCTTATTCGagcgattatttttttaagctgTTTTTCTCATACTCGGAGCAAAAGTGGATGTCGGACCAATCTTGTTTTGATAAAAACGGCAGCGAACAGCTCGAAACCCATCAAACGTTGACAATTATTTATTCGCCCCAAATTCCTAAGCGTCGTAGGAACAAGCGAACAAGCAGTCGATATCGTTAAACGTCAGTGATGAGCGCATCGATGTCATCATTCCACTTTCATCTTCGTCATAGGCGAACGCATCGCTTTGATGTGCTCGTAGGAGGATTCGAAGCGACGGGCGTCGCGGCCGCGAGATGGACTTTAATTGGGAAAAGGAAGatacattgttgccagatagggCTGATTTGTCAGCATTTacctcatttaaacctatgcaaaatGTCCATAATTCCTTGCACAACCTGGAAACTTTAGAGCCTTGTCATTTTGGTTGGATGGGTCAGTTGAGTGTGTCACATGAAATCGTTCGTTAATGAGTGAGGCTTAAAGAGGGGCAAAAGACCACAGCAGTAATCCTTATGCTATGAATACATGGTTCATATGAATAAAGCTGCCACTCTCCGGCAATCACGGCTGATACGCAGAAAAAGAATACATGCTCTCACAATACGCATTGGGGATTTCAGCTCCAACCTACTTTTCTAGTCGTAGTTAGGATGATACTTTTGAGGTAATAAATAGTTCGGACCAGCTAACAATAGTGCATTGTTACTGGAACCAAAGTAATTGTTGCCACAAAAATAGCATTGTAACTACAATCAGAATTGTAGATAGGACTTGGAATCTACTGTGAGAATTGTGGAAGCAATGATTATTCTTTCTCCGTGGACGGCGCCGCTCTTCAAACGCGGTTTCTTACTGCCGACGAACGGTTTCAAGAGAATCAGCGTAAGTGCATAAAACTGAGCTTAATTTCttttcatgctttatttttcaaaagaaaacaaagcaGCAGAACTTATGTGGATGTATTTTTCATGATCTAAGAAGAAAATgtgtttacttttttaaaggcaTCGCGTGGCTTtgttttcttgaaggaaaaaaatagaaaataaaacataagacGGAATTGAATCTTGTGAAATGCAGTTAGTCTGATTTGGGTAAAGCCTAACTGACAGAATATCCATTGTCTAGTAATCAAATCATAGTTTTTGCACTGTTACCTACACGTAAACAAAGACATGAAAGCTTATGACAATCAAGGTTCATGGTATACAACGCGTGATGAGAGAAAACAACTCTCTTTTGCGAATTGACCACCGGCTGTTTACACAAACTTGTTAACACTCTCGCGTTGGTGTTTTGGCAGACGAAaccaatctttcatttttaagaaggaACTTGTGGATGAGATGACAGAAGGTTTAAGTTGTAACATGCCAATTCAAATCCTCCTGTTCTTTTGCTTTTCCTCGCGACGCACACAATTTTGAAGGGAGTGCTAAAGAACCTACCG
This window of the Bemisia tabaci chromosome 3, PGI_BMITA_v3 genome carries:
- the LOC109030515 gene encoding ionotropic receptor 21a-like is translated as MVTNDHGNSAIMKPAHSAHSKVVLWSKGGRSVTPASKLDIPKVIFDTFRFFLSSPPPKCLIIGSTSERILVTSILVFTIVITSSFQGNLVRFLSVPVYYPDIDNLKQLEKSPLLIWTSSLSWRDIFYSDPILWGLAKKVHRWKSEQDMHDSDGYYAGFQRINVHSYKYFKDVVLTGLKNNATRTLHTLSQNLITYYLAYIVIKDSPYRSRIDSLIGRMDQSGLVTKWSADVIKYTLETYRTVEDRRAKREKVFTVQDLSASFIVLGAGVCVASVVFLGEVLLQYWRYRKFKRVLVPDSKVPEDETFLQVQRNERKQDLAPRTGFEFLH